The following nucleotide sequence is from Drosophila kikkawai strain 14028-0561.14 chromosome 2L, DkikHiC1v2, whole genome shotgun sequence.
GCCCTCGAGAAGCGCTTAAATAATTGTCATATTTGCTGTTGTGGCGAGGAAAGTAAGTTATGTTTTAGTCAATGGGCGCAGTCTGCTTTTGGAGTCGCTGTAGTGTCAACTGactaataattaaattattatatcgTAATGGAGGTTCGGGTTCCAGCTTACAACTAGTTTGGGGTTTTATAAACAATGTGTCTTAGCATTTAAACGTTGCACAGCAACAATATAGATCGGACAAACAAACTTAGTAGATAGATTCTTTTTCTTATCAGAGAATTCGGACTggactgcaaaaaaaaaaaaaaaagaagaaaattgtgaagaaatcaaaatcaaagtataggttgaatttttataatgtGTCGACTCTTGTGTACAAATTTAGGTTTACTTTGTATAACATTTATGCGAAAAAAGGACATCTTTTAGTTGATTTATATTCAAGTTGACTCACAAAAATatctatacatttttattgcatttgaaatgtaataaaaatatttaaaaagctcacatatatttttgcagcATTATCCAAGTCTTCATTTTGACAAAAAAGTCGACacttcttaattaattatcgATGGTCATATttgaattcttaaaatatatacttaccAGTTTGGCTGCATAACACACAATTTTTTCGGGGGGAAATGAGGGAGGAAACATTAACCTCTAGAGCATATGATTTACTGCGCGATAACCTGGTTGTTGATCTTCTTGATCTCCTTAGCTGCCCAGGTGCACAACATTTTGGTGCGCTGGCCCTTCGATCGCTTGCCCTCGACCAAAAAGTGGGTAATGATCGCATCGTCCAACATCGGACAGAGACGCGATCCAAACGAAGTGCACAAATCTCCAATAAAGCCGGCGGCGCTGGCCATCATCGAATCAGACACGTCGCCCTCTTGAGCGATGCGCTTTATAAAGCCGATGATGTGAGCGAGATGGGGCTCCATGTGCATTACGTCGGGATGTGCGGTCTGGTCCATGCCCTTCAAGCCTTGGATGATGCCCGTGTAGGCCTCGAGGACGCTTTCGCGCAGCTCGTTGATGTATTCATTCATGTCATAGTTGTTGGCATCAATCTGGAGATTGGAGGCTACGCGTAGCATATCCAGCACCACGCTAAGATACTTGAGGAAGTGGCTGCCGATGCTTAGGGCGATGTCGCCGAAAGCTGACAGGATCTGCGGCTTGACGCTGCGATGCAGAGTCGGTTCCGCCAAATTGTTCAACATCACGGACATGATCTCGTCGCAGTAGGGCACCATCTGATCCTTAACCGCACGGAATATATCACCGGTGACGCCGACAGAGGCGCAGCATACCTGATACTCCTGGTGATTCTTCAGGCCCATGATCAAAAAGTCCTTGAAAGCGGGCATGTACTTGGCAAACTGAACGCCCAGGAGTTCCACCAGAGTTGAAACGGCCAGGAAGGCATCCTCTTGTACGCCACCCGCCTTTCCAGTGCTCGAATTGAACATGGTGAGCAAAGCGGTCATAATGGCATCAGAAATCTGAGGGGCATCCTGCTCGTGGACCTTCCTCAACACACTCTGCAGTGTGGCGCAGAGCAGGGATTGAAGATCGTTGAACTGATGCCGATCGCTGTGGTTATTGATCTGCGTCTCCATCTGCATCACCTGGTTCAAACGCTCCAATATCACAAGCGTCGTGCGCTGCACCACTAGGTAGCAATCCAAGGGCGAGTTCTTTATCATATCCATGAGTGCCTCGTAGGCGGCTCCCCTCAAATTGGCCTGAGCTCCGTCCGAGCGATCGGTGGTCACCAGCAGCTGAGTGATGATGTACTCAAAGAACGGCGACAGTGCGTATGTCTCCGGGGTTTCGCCCTCGGTGGTCACGGCTGCCTCGTATGCGGCGTCCGAGAGACCGATGAAGGCCCAGCAGACGTTGGCGGCCACTCGCGGTTCCGACTTTAAGCTCTTCACAAAGCACTCCAGCAATGTCTGCAGATATGTCTTGTTGATGGCCGCCTCGGGAATGATCTAAAGAATGGAACAATTTGgcaaatatgaaatatttggAGCCACAACAAGCTTAAGTTTTACTCACGTCGCAGATACGGCCAAAGGTCCAGGCGGTAGTGTCCCGTACAATGACGCTGTTGTCGTACATCAAGCGGATAAGCGTGGGCATAGCCTGTTCCACAAGCGGCTTGAGGGTGTTTGTCTCTAGTCCGTTCAACACGGATCCGAAGGTCATGACCGCTGCGTCGCGGAAGCGCCAGTTTGGCGACTCGATGTTCTCCTTGATAAAGGGCAAGACATGCGGGACAATCTCATCCTCGCAACAGGTGGCGAGTACCATTAGGCAGACGGAGGCGGCCTTGGACGGGCTCCATGAGTCCTCGTCATCGCACTCGTCCTGCTTGGTCAGCTTTTCGACAAGCACAGGCGTTAGGTACTGCAGAGCGCCGCGAGCATAGTGCTTCGAAACCCGCTGCGGGGCTCTGCCCTGATCCGTGGCCTCCTGGCTTTCGATGGCGAGATCGGTCTCCTCGTCGCACACGTTCGACCAGAACTCTATGCCCTGCAGAGCCACAGCATCGTTGTCCGACTTCATCGCCGCCAAAGTGATCGGGAACAAAGCCTGCGCCATGTAGGGCTCCATGAACTGATAGTACAGGGTTAGAATCTTGACCAAGCACTGCAACGCCGCCACACAGATCTGCGTGTCCTGGCACTGTGTAGCCTCGCACACCACCTCCATGATGAAGTTGCGCTCGATGTCCTTCTCAAAGTTCGACTTGGTAAACTCCAGTGAATTGAGCAGCGCTGTGGTGGCCGCCAATCGGACATGGTTGCTTGGTTCAACCTTGCGCATGCCATGAATAATGGCGGTGAGGACATCGTTGGCCTGGTTCTCCATCACCCCGTGCCGAATATCCTGGCAGATGTAACCTATGGCCTCCAGGGCCGCCTCGCGGTGCATCTCACTGGACCCCTCGCTAACCACCTTGTTGACCAGCGTCTGAATAAGCAGGTTCCACCGATTGATCGGCAGCTCGATTACGGCCACATACGCCACACACTGGGCGGCGCAAGAGGGTCGCGTGTTCTCGGTACCCAAAGCGGCCAGGATCTGCAGGATATCAATGCattaaatgtatgtataaatcTGACTTCCAGCAGACTTACATTATTTTTGATGAGCTCGCGAATCTCGGTGGGGAACTGATGCCAGCGCTCCTCATACTGTTGACTGATCTTCTCGTCCTTGCTGGTCAGGTGGTTCTTCAGCTGGAGACCGGCTGCCATGCGAGCAACGGCGCTGTTTGTCGTGTTCACCAGGATCTCCGACAGCGCCTTGAGAAACTCGGGCAGATTGCTGGCAGCAGCCTGCTCCAGGAAGTTCTTCGCCGAAAGCAGTTCATTTTTATCTAAAATGTAtggtttgttttaaaataattaatttaaaatctatttaatttagctttatgattttaattgatagctaataaaaataatttaatgtgGAAGCTATTTTCTATGCCCTTATACTaagcttaattttttctcagtgtatgtGAAAATCTGTTATCTTGGGGCtacccaaaaaaataatatagtgCCAGCCAATAATAATGGACTGTGCGGATATCTCCAACCGGAAGAACCAGTCTCATCAGCTTGAGAATATTTCACAACTAAGAAGCTGAGAAAGCAGATCCCTGCGCTTTGAGGTTATGTCGGGGCCGCCGCAGTTTATAAATCCTTAATTGTAGGAGCGCGTTTATGTGCcggaatatatacatacatacatatgtacacgCGCTCTATGTGCGACAGGGGAAATGtgcaaatgtgtgtgtgttccccTAGCAACGAAACATATGCGAGCGCCTATTGCAACCCTGCGCAACATACAACGCGCGCGTCCCTCCCGCCAGACGAGAAATAAAACGAATTCAATGAAGAACGAGAATAACCCTGGGAGAAACTTAATAATATCCTACGGGCAGACATGCAACTCACCTGGCGACACCGTCTTCTCCAAAATGGCAATCAGTTGCATGGCTATGTCGGAAGTCATTTTTGCGCTCTTTTTCGTCtctttttactttactttcCGTTTCTTTCTGCACGTCGCTGCGTTCGTGGGTGGGGGGGTTGGTGGCGTGCGTCAATGTGTGAGTGGCGGAATTTTTGCGTAATTACTAGACAACTGTCAAGCGGCTGCAAATGAAATTGATACAGAAcgtaaattattatattttaacctTACAGCGACTACTTAGAGCAGGTTGCAACGCCTTGAATGTCacgaaattgatttttttcgtgtgcacacacacattcaaGCGGATTGCGAATCACAGTTAACTCACCTTTTTGCTGTTGCTCCGTCCAAGGTTCCTCCTGCCAAAAAGCGCTGAAAATCAATCTGCAATTGCCTTAGTAATAATTTTCGTTAAAGCTCACGaatttgttgatttttctCGCGGGGGCAATATTTTTTAGTGGCTGCCTTAAAAATGAGTTGAATGGAACAGCGTGACCGCGCGCG
It contains:
- the Fs(2)Ket gene encoding importin subunit beta, whose product is MTSDIAMQLIAILEKTVSPDKNELLSAKNFLEQAAASNLPEFLKALSEILVNTTNSAVARMAAGLQLKNHLTSKDEKISQQYEERWHQFPTEIRELIKNNILAALGTENTRPSCAAQCVAYVAVIELPINRWNLLIQTLVNKVVSEGSSEMHREAALEAIGYICQDIRHGVMENQANDVLTAIIHGMRKVEPSNHVRLAATTALLNSLEFTKSNFEKDIERNFIMEVVCEATQCQDTQICVAALQCLVKILTLYYQFMEPYMAQALFPITLAAMKSDNDAVALQGIEFWSNVCDEETDLAIESQEATDQGRAPQRVSKHYARGALQYLTPVLVEKLTKQDECDDEDSWSPSKAASVCLMVLATCCEDEIVPHVLPFIKENIESPNWRFRDAAVMTFGSVLNGLETNTLKPLVEQAMPTLIRLMYDNSVIVRDTTAWTFGRICDIIPEAAINKTYLQTLLECFVKSLKSEPRVAANVCWAFIGLSDAAYEAAVTTEGETPETYALSPFFEYIITQLLVTTDRSDGAQANLRGAAYEALMDMIKNSPLDCYLVVQRTTLVILERLNQVMQMETQINNHSDRHQFNDLQSLLCATLQSVLRKVHEQDAPQISDAIMTALLTMFNSSTGKAGGVQEDAFLAVSTLVELLGVQFAKYMPAFKDFLIMGLKNHQEYQVCCASVGVTGDIFRAVKDQMVPYCDEIMSVMLNNLAEPTLHRSVKPQILSAFGDIALSIGSHFLKYLSVVLDMLRVASNLQIDANNYDMNEYINELRESVLEAYTGIIQGLKGMDQTAHPDVMHMEPHLAHIIGFIKRIAQEGDVSDSMMASAAGFIGDLCTSFGSRLCPMLDDAIITHFLVEGKRSKGQRTKMLCTWAAKEIKKINNQVIAQ